Proteins from one Hypanus sabinus isolate sHypSab1 chromosome X2, sHypSab1.hap1, whole genome shotgun sequence genomic window:
- the tmprss13a gene encoding transmembrane protease serine 13a, whose amino-acid sequence MKTDLPSNSSMLTKVPIKNFYSDYLPDHVQPPAYGDSREVYPPPPYHNQPQNQPPYINAGRYPAHPYPSTGPAPHQPYYVPAPAPRPPPTQVTQNKGRLLPKSSCCCDLKRRTYCCIISMFLVLSALGIGAWIIFKFLTDSPKGSVSNHCSSPKIHCNGIRDCGDNSDELGCVRFSERKSQLEIYGWKDKQWLPVCYTAWSQSLADITCQQLGFQSSYHSYSIAAKQSPTLVVNVTDGKTNIQSMLSYSSQCSTNNAVGLRCVDCGKRFKTSSRIVGGSPAQLGKWPWQVSLQYKSQPVCGGSIISHDWVITASHCIFDEEALNPSNWKVYSGFISQQQLSSATLRFVSKIITHDNYNSETNDNDIALIKLNKPLEITDKVRPVCLPFYNQEFTGGTSCWITGFGRVEESSTTVSNTLLEARVNIIDRSTCNQRSVYNGFVTDRMICAGNLSGGVDSCQGDSGGPLACEVSGTYYLAGITSWGVGCARVNNPGVYTRVTQFTDWIFTQMEANK is encoded by the exons ATGAAAACAGATCTTCCGTCTAACTCATCTATGCTAACCAAGGTGCCCATCAAA AATTTTTATAGCGATTATTTGCCAGACCACGTTCAACCACCGGCGTATGGAGATTCACGAGAAGTTTATCCACCACCTCCCTACCACAATCAACCACAAAACCAACCCCCTTACATTAACGCTGGCCGCTATCCTGCTCATCCCTACCCCAGCACCGGACCAGCACCACACCAACCCTACTATGTTCCGGCTCCAGCTCCAAGACCTCCTCCAACTCAAGTCACCCAAAATAAAGGTAGGTTGC TTCCAAAGTCTTCATGTTGCTGCGATCTAAAGAGGAGGACCTACTGTTGTATCATCTCCATGTTTCTAGTACTTTCTGCACTGGGCATTGGTGCTTGGATCATCT TCAAGTTCTTAACGGATAGTCCAAAAGGATCAGTGAGCAACCACTGCTCAAGCCCAAAAATCCACTGCAATGGCATCAGGGATTGTGGGGACAACAGTGATGAACTGGGATGTG TCCGATTCAGTGAAAGGAAATCACAGCTGGAGATCTATGGGTGGAAAGACAAACAATGGTTACCTGTTTGCTATACTGCCTGGAGTCAATCATTGGCAGACATAACATGTCAACAACTGGGGTTCCAAAG TTCTTACCACAGCTATAGTATAGCTGCAAAGCAATCTCCAACCCTTGTGGTGAACGTAACAGACGGAAAGACCAATATACAAAGTATGTTGAGCTACAG TTCCCAGTGTTCCACCAACAATGCCGTTGGTCTCCGTTGTGTTG ATTGTGGAAAAAGGTTCAAGACATCATCCAGAATCGTGGGTGGATCACCTGCCCAACTGGGAAAGTGGCCCTGGCAAGTTAGTCTTCAATACAAGTCACAGCCAGTGTGTGGTGGATCCATCATCTCACATGACTGGGTGATCACCGCAAGTCACTGCATTTTTGA TGAGGAAGCACTTAACCCATCCAATTGGAAAGTGTACAGTGGCTTCATTTCACAACAGCAGCTCTCAAGTGCcactttgagatttgtctcaAAAATCATCACTCATGATAACTACAACAGTGAGACCAATGATAATGATATTGCTTTAATAAAGCTCAACAAACCATTGGAGATAACAG ATAAAGTTAGACCTGTCTGTTTGCCATTCTACAATCAGGAATTCACAGGTGGAACGTCTTGTTGGATTACAGGATTTGGTCGCGTAGAGGAGAGTTCAA CCACAGTCTCCAACACCCTTCTGGAAGCTCGTGTTAACATAATCGATAGATCGACCTGTAACCAGAGAAGTGTCTACAATGGATTTGTAACAGATCGCATGATCTGCGCTGGCAACCTCTCCGGGGGAGTCGATTCATGTCAG GGTGACAGTGGTGGGCCTCTGGCATGTGAGGTGTCTGGAACCTATTACCTAGCTGGAATTACAAGCTGGGGTGTTGGCTGTGCTCGGGTAAACAATCCAGGTGTTTATACACGGGTGACGCAATTCACAGACTGGATCTTCACACAAATGGAG GCTAACAAGTAA